Genomic segment of Limnothrix sp. FACHB-406:
CGCCCGTTTGGGTTTCTCCGCGAAAGGCCCTAGACCGGTGCTAATTTGAGTCCAATTGGGCACTTTTGCTATGGTACGGGAAGAGATTCCGCCGTAGACAGCGCTAGATCGCTTATTTCCTCCTCAGGGGCTGGTTCTAAGCGACCAGAGCCGATATATCGCTCAATTAAGGCTTTTAATTCCTGGCGCTTGAAGGGCTTGGTTAGGTAGTCGGTTGCGCCGGCCAAGCGGGCTTGGGTGCGATCGAGAAACCCCTCCCGCCCCGTGATCATGATGATGGGCACATGCCGAAACAATCGAGTTTGTCGCAACATGGCGCATAGCTCATAGCCATCCAAATGGGGCATGGCAATATCGCAGAGGATCAAATCTGGCCGCAGCTCAAACACCTGGCTAATCGCTTCTAGGGCACTGAGAAAGCCCACCACGTCATAGCCCAACAACTGCAACCCCTGCTCGATCGCGCGGCAAACGGCGGGGCTGTCTTCAATGCAAACAATTCTCGGTGCTCGCGGGTTGGGATCCTGAACGGTCATGACCTGATGCCAGCGCGATCGGGCGGCCGAATGCTCCAAGGGCGGCTCGATCAGTTGCACCAACCCCTCCTGGATGTAGGGATAAAGCGCCTGGGCCACGGCCAGGAGCGGCCGCTGGCGATAGCGAGCAATTTGGCGCAGGGTAATTGACCCGGTGGCCCACTCGCTAAAGGTTTGGAGGGTTTGGGCCGGCAGCACTTCTCGCAATCGCTGAACATCCGTCAACACGGGGCACAAATCCGGCGACTGCACGTAGGGATAGAGTTGTTTCCAGTCCTGCAATTCCTGGGCCACTTGGGAAATCAGCGGGCTAACGGCCAAGCTGGTTAAGTGGGGCGCGATCGCCTCGCCCATATTGAAAATGAACCGCCCCTCATGCACCGTCAGCAAATCAAACAGGGCCTCATGCACCATTGCTTGGAGGATGTTGCGGCCCTGCACCGGCTCCAGTTGATGGGTTTCCAGCAATGCCCAAAGATATCCATATTCCGGCTCGCTGATGGAAGCCATTTTGGAAACTGACAGCTCATCAATGGCGGCTTCCAAGGCATAGCGATGGAGATAGTCCCGAAGGCGGGTTGTGCCCCCTTCCCCGGAGGTGCAGTAAACGATCGCCCCTTGGCGAAAGAAGACGAACCAACTGCGGCGATCGCCCGGGTGAGCGCCTTCCACTTCTAAATACAGTTCACCCGTGCGCTGGCCTAACTCAATCAGGTGCAGGAGGCTGCGGATATCAATCTCGCTGAGCTGTCCTTGCATAGGGCTGTCCTGGCACGGGGATAGGGGGGAGTGGGGTTGCCCAGTCCTGGCTCCATGCTATCGCGATCGATCAATCCCGAATGGCTCGATCGCAACTTTTTCAAGCTCAATTTTTAAATACATTTTGTCTAATACATTTTGTATAGTAGGGCGGTTGCCCAAGCAACCCGGCGCATCTACTCCAGCAGCGATTCAATTCAGCAGCGATTCAACCCCGAGCTAGTTTTGAATCTCAACAACTCCAGCCAACCCACCCTAAGCAACCGCAGGGAGCTGGCAGAACTTCGCCCCCAGCGGGCTGCTGGCCGGAAAATAGAAGATTGTCCCTCTCAGGTGGCTTCTGGCTGCGTTTGATAAAATCAGCATGGTTTAACCACTCTGCTCATCTTGCAGCGATCTCTCAGCCCTAGCGCTGTGAAACCGAGTCTGAAGGCCAAGAGCGGGAAAAATCAGCAATCCATGGGCAGTCTGACCGAAAAACAGGCCCCTTTTGCAGCACCGGAGAGTAAAACGCCCGGCTCGCGATCGCGAATCGGTGATTTGAAATCCAATGGGTCAAGCTGACGTGCCGATCGCCCCAGTTTCTTTGCCGGTTACGGTCAATGGCTGGTTACGGTCAACGCAGCGTCAACCCGTGGTCTAATCGAGCAAATAGGGTTGCTCGGCTGGGGCCAAAATCCCCTTGCCCCTGGGCAGGGAAAAGTGTCAATCTCACAGTGGCAGCCAAGTCACGTCTTTATAAGTTGCGTCCTTAAAAAAGCTGCATCTTGAAAGACGATGGCCAACGCCATCATCCGTAGCGCGAAGATCTCACTGAACGAACGAGGGGAAGGGCAGCGTGCTGTATCTTGCAGAAGTCGTCCAAAAACGCGGCTTGATGGGATCAAAGTCAGAATTGAAGCTGCTGGCCTGTCAAAAGGGAGAGCAGTGGAGCGCAATTACCAATGAGGATCCCATCGCTTCAGACGATGCCAGCAATTACAAAGACGGGGCATTAGTGCTGGTGGATGCGATCGGGTCAGGGGCCGATCGCAAAGTCAAGAATATTCAAGAAGGGGCCCGGCAGATTGTCAGCCTGCTGCAAAGCTATTCCCGTCAACAGGAAAAGAATAAGAGCCAGGAAGAAGAAATTCAGCAATGGATGGAGTCCCTGACTTACCAAAGCCAGGAGCTGAACCGGCGGGAACAGGAGCTCGATGAGCGGCGCGAAAAACTGGAGCAACTGGAACAGGAGTTGCGGCAGCTCGATCGCCAGCGCCAAGAGGTGCAACAGGCCCGGGAATCGGCCGATCGCCTCAATCAGGAAGTGCAACACAAGCGCCAGGAAATTGAGCAAGCTCAACATGCCCTGCGGGCCCAACAGGAGCAACTCAACCAAGAGCGCCTGGCAATGCAGCAGCAGTTAGCGCAGTCGGCGGGTCTCGATGCCCAACAGGCGGCTCAATTACAACATTTGCTGCAACAGGCTGCTTCTTCGGTGGTGGCCATGGACTATTTGCAGTCGGCGGTGGAAACTTGCCTGCAAATTACGGCGGCCCAGGAAAGCCTG
This window contains:
- a CDS encoding response regulator; this translates as MQGQLSEIDIRSLLHLIELGQRTGELYLEVEGAHPGDRRSWFVFFRQGAIVYCTSGEGGTTRLRDYLHRYALEAAIDELSVSKMASISEPEYGYLWALLETHQLEPVQGRNILQAMVHEALFDLLTVHEGRFIFNMGEAIAPHLTSLAVSPLISQVAQELQDWKQLYPYVQSPDLCPVLTDVQRLREVLPAQTLQTFSEWATGSITLRQIARYRQRPLLAVAQALYPYIQEGLVQLIEPPLEHSAARSRWHQVMTVQDPNPRAPRIVCIEDSPAVCRAIEQGLQLLGYDVVGFLSALEAISQVFELRPDLILCDIAMPHLDGYELCAMLRQTRLFRHVPIIMITGREGFLDRTQARLAGATDYLTKPFKRQELKALIERYIGSGRLEPAPEEEISDLALSTAESLPVP